A section of the Candidatus Moraniibacteriota bacterium genome encodes:
- a CDS encoding UDP-N-acetylmuramoyl-tripeptide--D-alanyl-D-alanine ligase, whose amino-acid sequence MTYSTRLKMKLAAGLGMLARMVLRARKPIVVGITGSVGKSSAKEAIALVLAKNYTVRYSPGNYNNEFGLPAAILGIPSPGRSLALWIGSVLHTVAITCHLESYPEVLVLEMGVDHPGDMDYLLGIVQPDIAVLTRIAESHLANFESLAHIAKEKGKLIAALPDEGFAVLNADDERVMQQNERTHGKIISYGFNPTATLVADNIRLLQEGGRIEGLSFKLNSGGKSIPVRLPSVIARHHLSAVLSAAAVGMALRMNLVDIASALTGFKPLPGRMSLLSGDGDTSIIDDTYNASRVSTEAALATVREIIAPRKVVILGDMLEIGPESDEAHRALRDAVIASGATVFVGVGQHMRFLADALRGTNFPEKGIFHFPDPATAAERISGLVRPSDLILVKGSQGLRMEFVTTQLLGERDQRDQSALLCRQSAAWRSTPFTPPEEWH is encoded by the coding sequence ATGACATACAGTACGCGCCTGAAAATGAAACTCGCTGCCGGACTCGGGATGCTCGCCCGGATGGTGCTCCGTGCCCGCAAGCCGATCGTGGTCGGCATCACCGGTTCGGTGGGAAAAAGTTCGGCCAAAGAGGCGATCGCCCTCGTCCTGGCGAAGAACTACACTGTCCGGTATTCCCCGGGCAACTATAATAATGAGTTCGGACTCCCCGCAGCGATCCTTGGTATCCCGAGCCCGGGTCGGTCGCTGGCGCTTTGGATCGGATCCGTCCTCCATACCGTGGCGATCACCTGTCATCTCGAGTCTTATCCGGAGGTACTCGTTCTCGAGATGGGTGTCGATCACCCCGGGGACATGGACTACCTTCTGGGGATTGTCCAGCCGGATATCGCGGTGCTGACCCGGATCGCGGAAAGCCATCTTGCAAATTTTGAGAGTCTCGCCCATATCGCCAAAGAAAAAGGCAAACTCATCGCCGCCCTGCCCGACGAAGGCTTTGCGGTGCTCAATGCCGATGATGAACGGGTCATGCAGCAGAACGAACGGACCCACGGCAAGATCATTTCCTATGGCTTCAATCCGACGGCGACCCTGGTGGCGGATAATATCCGGCTGCTACAAGAAGGCGGCCGGATCGAAGGATTGTCTTTCAAGCTCAATTCAGGTGGGAAGAGTATCCCGGTCCGTCTCCCGTCGGTCATCGCGCGGCACCATCTGTCGGCGGTGCTGTCGGCCGCCGCGGTCGGTATGGCACTCCGGATGAATCTCGTCGATATCGCATCGGCTCTCACCGGATTCAAACCACTGCCGGGGCGAATGAGCCTCCTCTCGGGTGATGGTGACACCAGTATCATTGACGATACCTACAACGCTTCCCGGGTCTCGACAGAGGCCGCACTCGCGACGGTCCGTGAGATCATCGCACCTCGAAAGGTCGTCATCCTTGGCGATATGCTGGAAATCGGGCCGGAGTCGGATGAGGCGCATCGAGCACTCCGGGACGCCGTCATTGCGAGCGGTGCCACGGTCTTTGTCGGTGTTGGACAGCATATGCGTTTTCTTGCGGATGCCCTGCGTGGTACGAACTTCCCCGAAAAGGGCATCTTCCATTTTCCTGATCCCGCTACAGCTGCGGAACGGATCAGTGGACTGGTGCGGCCAAGCGACCTTATCTTGGTGAAGGGGTCTCAAGGGCTCCGGATGGAGTTCGTGACCACACAGCTCCTCGGGGAACGAGACCAGCGCGACCAATCTGCACTGCTCTGCCGTCAGTCAGCCGCTTGGCGGTCGACGCCGTTCACTCCTCCCGAGGAATGGCACTAG
- a CDS encoding KH domain-containing protein, translating into MTDEARDKEFIEYVVKMLVDNPDSVKVDRKVDEMGVLITLDVHADDMGMVIGREGMTAKALRTLLRVIGARNSARVNLKINEPEGGQRHERKREEPVEAPVSPNEPFEHVVQPTPAPRSLEDVMNDIKL; encoded by the coding sequence ATGACAGACGAAGCACGAGACAAGGAATTCATCGAGTACGTCGTGAAGATGCTGGTTGATAATCCAGACAGCGTGAAGGTGGATCGAAAAGTCGACGAAATGGGCGTGCTCATCACACTCGATGTCCATGCCGACGACATGGGGATGGTGATCGGGCGTGAGGGCATGACGGCCAAAGCACTCCGGACGCTCCTCCGAGTGATCGGCGCTCGTAATAGTGCGCGGGTCAATCTGAAGATTAATGAACCGGAAGGCGGTCAGCGGCATGAGCGGAAACGCGAAGAACCCGTCGAGGCACCAGTCAGTCCGAACGAGCCGTTTGAGCACGTGGTCCAGCCGACCCCGGCCCCCCGCTCGCTCGAGGACGTGATGAATGACATCAAACTGTAG
- the rfbC gene encoding dTDP-4-dehydrorhamnose 3,5-epimerase: protein MNVTKADIEGLLVVEPDIFRDDRGYFLESYNSDRYREAGIPDVFVQDNVSVSKKGVIRGLHYQTPPFAQGKLVSVLRGRVLDVVVDIRTGSPTFGRYVAVELSAENHRQFWIPAGFAHGFIALEDDTIFTYKVTNVYDKESDRGVRWNDPALGIAWPTEVPPIVSEKDTKLPLLKDIAQEFVWES from the coding sequence ATGAATGTGACGAAAGCCGATATTGAAGGATTACTTGTTGTTGAACCGGATATTTTTCGCGACGATCGGGGTTATTTCCTCGAATCCTATAATAGTGACCGCTACCGGGAAGCAGGAATCCCGGATGTGTTTGTTCAGGATAACGTGTCGGTTTCGAAAAAAGGTGTAATTCGTGGGCTACACTACCAGACGCCGCCCTTTGCCCAGGGAAAACTGGTTTCGGTGCTCCGCGGCCGCGTCTTGGATGTGGTAGTCGATATCCGGACTGGTTCGCCGACCTTTGGCCGGTACGTCGCGGTGGAACTCTCAGCCGAGAATCATCGTCAGTTCTGGATCCCGGCTGGATTCGCGCATGGCTTCATCGCGCTCGAGGACGATACGATCTTCACCTACAAGGTGACGAACGTCTATGACAAGGAATCCGACCGAGGTGTGCGTTGGAACGATCCAGCGCTCGGTATCGCGTGGCCAACTGAAGTTCCACCGATCGTTTCAGAGAAAGACACAAAACTCCCACTCCTCAAAGACATCGCACAGGAGTTCGTATGGGAAAGCTAA